A stretch of Gossypium hirsutum isolate 1008001.06 chromosome A06, Gossypium_hirsutum_v2.1, whole genome shotgun sequence DNA encodes these proteins:
- the LOC107956666 gene encoding uncharacterized protein, which produces MLRCCVLDFRGSWEDYLPLIEFAYNNNYQSSQMAPYEALYGRRCRTPTRWTELGEQRNLGPELVFDIEEKVSPWKKILRFGRKGKLSPRFIGPYRVLNRVGPVAYQLELPPKLDRIHDVLHVSMLRRYHSDPSHIVPVEKIEIRPDLTIEEEPVQILDCDVKLLRRKSIPLVKVLWCNHGSEEATWEPKETMRQQYPNLF; this is translated from the exons atgttaagaTGTTGTGTACTGGATTTTCGAGGCAgctgggaggactacttgccgttAATAGAGTTCGCATATAACAACAACTATCAATCCAgtcaaatggcaccgtacgaggcattgtatggtcgtagaTGTCGTACTCCTACACGTTGGACTGAGCTAGGTGAGCAGCGAAATCTGGGGCCAGAGTTGGTTTTTGATATCGAAGAAAAG gtctcaccatggaagaaaattttgagatttggacGGAAAGGCAAACTAAGCCCTAGATTCATCGGACCTTACCGAGTGTTGAACCGTGTAGGACCGGTCGCCTATCAACTCGAGTTGCCTCCTAAATTAGATAGAATTCATGATGTGTTGCACGTCTCCATGTTGAGGCGATATCACTCTGATCCCTCACATATAGTGCCAGTTGAGAAAATTGAGATTAGACCTGATTTAACTATCGAGGAAGAACCGGTGCAGATACTGGATTGTGACGTTAAGCTATTAAGGAGGAAATCCATTCCACTGGTAAAAGTGCTATGGTGTAATCACGGTtcagaagaagctacatgggaaccaaaGGAGacaatgcgacaacaataccctaaCTTATTCtaa